TGTGAACAATATGGTGCAAATTACATGTGTCCACCATATGTCGGCGGTATTGAAGAGTTTAAAAAGAAGTTAAAAACATATAATGTAGGTTTTATAGTTATAGTTAAAGATAATGTAAATGACCCAAATGATATGAAAGAATTCTACAAACCTGCTTATAAGCTTCATGAGATTATGTTAGAACTAGAAGAAGAAGTAAAAAAACTTGGCTTTGAAAATTCTTATGCTTTAATTGGTGGTAACTGTAAACTATGCAAAGTATGTAATGCAAAGCTTGGTATCAAAAAGTGTAATTATCCTAATAAGGCTAGACCCTCACTAGAAGCAATGGGCATAGATGTTATAAATACATGCAAGAAAATTGGTATTAATATTGAATTTAGAAAAGATGAAGTTACTTGGGTTGGGTTATTGTTAATATAGTTTTGAAATAAATATTTGAGGGGGAATAATTCCTAAGTTTGTGAAAAAATAAAATATTTATGAAAATAACGC
Above is a genomic segment from Caloranaerobacter sp. TR13 containing:
- a CDS encoding DUF2284 domain-containing protein, translating into MNKLKVKDLLKVYEITKKVYVIKEVLINEIEITQTVRNYCIQNKCEQYGANYMCPPYVGGIEEFKKKLKTYNVGFIVIVKDNVNDPNDMKEFYKPAYKLHEIMLELEEEVKKLGFENSYALIGGNCKLCKVCNAKLGIKKCNYPNKARPSLEAMGIDVINTCKKIGINIEFRKDEVTWVGLLLI